A genomic segment from Montipora foliosa isolate CH-2021 chromosome 9, ASM3666993v2, whole genome shotgun sequence encodes:
- the LOC137969546 gene encoding uncharacterized protein isoform X1 — translation MDLKIRVFLLLTVWVIAASNVEAGLKGCDWPRGTCTYIHDPCPPYWERCAQYDSSCPLATNHCCCRKHIPGTTTPPPSTLPPTTQPTPSPKPKNVCDWPRGTCTYIYDPCPPDWHRCPQYDTGCTVATNHCCCRDRVPARDIVNAVRDPAAEMVCDWTKERTCWYRYDKTTCPEGFTRCRQYDGGCENPANWCCCLKA, via the exons ATGGACCTAAAGATTCGCGTGTTCCTGTTGCTGACGGTTTGGGTAATTGCTGCAAGCAACGTGGAAG CAGGACTGAAAGGGTGTGACTGGCCACGGGGTACTTGCACATACATTCATGACCCCTGTCCCCCATACTGGGAACGGTGTGCTCAGTATGACTCGTCTTGCCCTCTTGCTACCAACCACTGCTGCTGCCGCAAACACATACCTG GTACAACTACGCCGCCGCCAAGTACTTTGCCACCAACCACTCAACCCACTCCTTCCCCAAAACCAAAAAATGTTTGTGACTGGCCACGTGGAACCTGCACATACATATACGACCCCTGTCCGCCAGACTGGCACCGCTGCCCACAATACGATACAGGATGCACGGTCGCTACAAACCATTGCTGCTGTAGGGATAGAGTTCCTGCACGAGACATCGTGAATGCAG TTCGAGACCCGGCCGCTGAAATGGTGTGCGATTGGACCAAGGAAAGGACTTGCTGGTATCGTTACGATAAAACTACTTGTCCAGAAGGATTTACACGCTGCCGTCAATACGATGGAGGCTGTGAAAATCCTGCCAACTGGTGTTGCTGCCT AAAGGCATGA
- the LOC137969546 gene encoding nidogen-2-like isoform X2, whose protein sequence is MDLKIRVFLLLTVWVIAASNVEGLKGCDWPRGTCTYIHDPCPPYWERCAQYDSSCPLATNHCCCRKHIPGTTTPPPSTLPPTTQPTPSPKPKNVCDWPRGTCTYIYDPCPPDWHRCPQYDTGCTVATNHCCCRDRVPARDIVNAVRDPAAEMVCDWTKERTCWYRYDKTTCPEGFTRCRQYDGGCENPANWCCCLKA, encoded by the exons ATGGACCTAAAGATTCGCGTGTTCCTGTTGCTGACGGTTTGGGTAATTGCTGCAAGCAACGTGGAAG GACTGAAAGGGTGTGACTGGCCACGGGGTACTTGCACATACATTCATGACCCCTGTCCCCCATACTGGGAACGGTGTGCTCAGTATGACTCGTCTTGCCCTCTTGCTACCAACCACTGCTGCTGCCGCAAACACATACCTG GTACAACTACGCCGCCGCCAAGTACTTTGCCACCAACCACTCAACCCACTCCTTCCCCAAAACCAAAAAATGTTTGTGACTGGCCACGTGGAACCTGCACATACATATACGACCCCTGTCCGCCAGACTGGCACCGCTGCCCACAATACGATACAGGATGCACGGTCGCTACAAACCATTGCTGCTGTAGGGATAGAGTTCCTGCACGAGACATCGTGAATGCAG TTCGAGACCCGGCCGCTGAAATGGTGTGCGATTGGACCAAGGAAAGGACTTGCTGGTATCGTTACGATAAAACTACTTGTCCAGAAGGATTTACACGCTGCCGTCAATACGATGGAGGCTGTGAAAATCCTGCCAACTGGTGTTGCTGCCT AAAGGCATGA